The window GAAGCGTGAGCTCGAGTGGGAGCCGCACGTCGCACTGCTCGACGGCATGCGGATGACGTACGACTACTTCCGCGAACGTTCAACCGCCCGGGTTTAGCCGCGCCGTAAAGGCGGCTGCGGCGTTCGATCGCTCGCAGCTCGACTGGCGCTTCGCACTTCGCTCCGGCGCGGGCGTCGCGATTCCGCTGATCGCGGCGCTCCTCATGGGTGCGCCGCAATTCGGGTTTCCTGCGGCGATGGGCGCGATTGCATCCGGCTTTGCATCACAGCAAGGCGTCTATCGCACGCGTGCATCGGCGATGTTATGGACAGCCGGCGCAATGGCGCTCTCGGCCTTCGTCGGAGCGCTCGCCGGGCACTCGCTCATGGCGCTCGTCATCGTTACGATGCTCTGGGGTTATGCCTATGGAATCATCGCCAGCCTCGGTCCCGCGGCGACGACGATCGGAATCAACTCCGTCATCGCGCTGATCATCTTCGGCCATCTGCCTTCGAACGTCGAGCTTGCGGCTCAGAGCGGCGTGCTCGTTTTTGCCGGTGGTCTCGTGCAGACGTTTTTGCTCGTGAGCGTCTGGCCGCTGCGCCGGTTTTCGGTCGAGCGTCATTCGCTGGCGGCAGCCGCGCGCAATCTCGCGGTTTACGCACTCGACATCGCAGCGGGCAGAGAAGTCTTGCCATCGTCGCAGCCGCTCGCGAACGTACAACAAGCACTCGCCGATCCGCAGCCGTTCGCGCGACGCGGCGACGTCGCGGCGTTTCAGTCGCTGCTCGATGAGCTCAAACGTATTCGCGGCAGTCTGGCGGCGCTCGCAACCGATCGCGCGCTCGGCGGCGATACCGAAGCGATCGACGAGCTGATTCAAGGAAGCGCCAAGATTCTCACGGAAGTTGCGGATGCGCTTGATGCAGCGCGCGAACCGGTCGACTCGAGCGGTACGTGGGAACGTATCAGCTCGGCAGAAGGACGTCTCGAAGCACAGCGCAGCGCGGCGGCGCATGTCCGCAGCGAAGCCCATGCGCTATCTGGACAGCTCCGCTCCGCGTGGCGGCTTGCGACCTTCCCGGCGGACGCGCCGGTTACCGTCGTCGAACAACGCTCGCTGCTTTCGTTCCGTTTGCCCGCGATCGAGGATACGGTCGAGACGCTACGTGCAAACCTAACGCAAAACTCGCCGTTCGGGCGGCTGGCGCCGCGCGTTGCGGCCACCCTTGCGCTGGCTACGATTCTGGGCGGCATTCTACCGACGCAGCACGGCTACTGGATCGCGATGACGGCCGTTATTCTCTTACGGCCGGATTTTTCGCAGACGTTCTTGCGCAGCATCGGGCGGATCGGCGGCACGCTTCTGGGCGCGGTATTCGCGACCGTGATCGCAGCGCACGTTCGTCCCGGCGTCGAGACCTACGTTGCGCTGTGCATCGTCTTTGCGAGCATCGGCTACTACGTATTCAAAGCCAACTACGCACTCTTCACCGTCGCAATTACATCATATGTCGCGTTCGCGCTCGCACTCCTCGGCCAGCCCGAAGCGATGGCATTGCGCGATCGCGTCCTAGGCACCGTCGTCGCGGGAGCGCTAGCCTTGATCGCGATCTTCGTATGGCCGACATGGGAAGCGACGCGTGTCCGAACGGCGCTGGCCGACTTGATCGAAGGCCAGCGTAAATATTTGCGCGCGGTATTTACCGCCTATCTCGACCCCGCAAAATATTCGGCAAAAGATATCGCGGACGCGCAGCGCACGTCTTGGAGCCAGCGCGCGAACGCTGAGGCGTCAGTCGATCGAATGCTGGGCGATCCGCACTCGACGCACGCGATCTCGCCGCAATGCGCGCTCGGCGTGCTCGCCGCATCGCGTCGCATTGGACTCGGAACGCTCTCGCTCAACGCGCACTTCGATCACACCGAGCACGCGACCCGAAGCGGTCTCAAGCCGTTCGCGGACGCGCTCGATAGCGCGCTCGAATACGCCGAGTCGGCGTTGCGCGACGCGCAACCGCATGGCGAGCCGCCGCATCTGCGCGAAGCGTATCGCGCGACACAGGAGCAGATCAGCGCCGATACCGATCCAAACGCTGCCATGCTCCTTGCCGTCGGCGACTCGCTCGTCGACGCGACAAACACGCTCGTCGAACTTGCGAGTACCGAGGAGTGACTTAGGTTCTCGCTTCGGTTCTCGCGGCTACGACGCGGTTGCGGCCCGCGGATTTGGCGGCGTAGAGCGCTTTGTCTGCCGTTTGCACCAACAGATGGGCCGTTTCTCCGTCCTCTGGAAAAATCGCAACACCAAATGACGCCGTAACGCGCCCTACCTTTTGACCGCCTTGCGAGAGTTCGAGTGCACTAATTGCCTCTCGCATCATGTTGGCGCGTGATGTCGCGAGGTCCAGGTCGGCTCCGGGCATGATCAAGAGAAATTCCTCACCACCGAAGCGTCCCGCGACGTCGCCTCGGCGCATGGACGTTGCAAGGACATCTGCGACTCCCCTGAGCACGAGGTCGCCGGCTTCATGCCCGAATGTGTCGTTGAACTTCTTGAAGTGATCGATGTCGAGCATGATCACGGCGATGGCATTTTTCGAACGGAGCGCACGCGCCAATTCGAGATCGAGCGTTTCATCGATGTAGCGCCGGTTGTATATCGCGGTCAACGGGTCGCGCACGGATTGCGAGCGCAGTTTCTCGCGCAGGCGCAAGTTGACGAGGGCCAGAGCGATTGTTTCGCTCAAGACATGGACGGTGTCGGTTTCGTCGCTTTCTTCGGTGCCTTCCAGATAAAGCAAACCAACGGTCTCACTCTGTGCGACGAGCGGCACGCACCAGTGCGTGCTCCCCGCGCCTCCGACGATGTGCGCGCACGAGACTTCGATGTGTCCCAGGCCACTGATGTGCTCTTGTCCTCGGCGCAGAGCCCAGCACTCGGCCGGCGTGAACTCCTCGCGACTGGTGAACGGTCCACTCCACGAGGCTCCCATGTGCAGCAGGTTGTGCGAATTCGCCATGAGGTAGAGCGCGCCGCGTCGTCCGGGCGTAAGCTGCGGTGCGAAACTTTGGATCACCGACGAGAACTCGTCTTCGTCGGCGCAGGCGGGAAGGCGATCGGCCATGCGTCGCACCAGATTGACGGTCCGCGAATAGATCTCGAGCGAGCGTGCTTTCCCACGCAGTTCCGTATTGGTCTCCGTCAGTTTCGCTTCGGCCACGTCACGGCGAGTCGCCTCGGATGAGAGGCGTATCGCCATATCGTTAAAGGCGGTTGCGACGTCCGCGAAGTCATTGACGCTCAGGTTCATGAGATCGATGGCACCGCCTTCGCTTCCCATCTCTTCCAGTGCGCGTTGTAAACGAGCCCGCTGCGCGCGAAAAGCGCCCAACGCGAGCGCCGTCGACACAATGACGGCTAGCGCGACGAGCGGGGTTCCAATGAGTGCGATTACGATCATGTCGGTACGCAAACGCGCTAACCCCTGGTCGATCGTCGCAAGCTCTTGGCTCTCCTGAGTTACGATGGACGCCACCGCCGCGCGCGCCGCATCCATGTCTACCTTGCCGCGATCGATCAATGGAATCTCGTGCCGCAGGTTCCAGTGTAGCGAGCGACGGTCGGCGATGAGGATCGCCGCGTCATCCAACTTACGTGCCACGAGTGTATCCAGCGTTGCGACTTGCGATCGAATCGACAGGTCCGCGCCGGACGAGTAGCGATGCAGATCGCGCATTCCCGCGAGCGCTCGTATGCGTCCGGAAACATAGGGCTCCATGAAACGCTGATCTCCCGTCAGCAAAAATCCGCGGCCTCCGGTTTCGACATCCTTGAGCTCGGAGATGACGCGATTGGCGGAGCCGATCGTCTCGCGGGTGTTGCTGCGCAGAGATTCCGCGACGCGCGTTACGTGTAACGCTTGGACCAGCACTGCGCAATAGACGATCAACGTGATCAGCACGACCGTCGCGGAGAGCCACAGTCGCGTCGAAAGCGTCACCTACACGACCAGGCTCAGCAGCTTATCTGTGACATAGTGTCGCTTGCGGATCTCACGCCCGTCGAGATGCGATTGTACGTTCTTGTCGGCCATCGCAAGGGTGACGGCGCCCTCTTCGCTCAGTCCCGGCTCAGCTACAATTCGCGCGCGAATCTTGCCGTTGATCTGCACGACCAGCGTGATCTCGTCAACGGCTAGCGCTTTGGGATCAACTTCGGGCCACCGCTCGAGATGAACGGAGCGCTCGTAACCCATGCGGTGCCATAGCTCTTCGGCGATGTGCGGCGCGAACGGCGCGAGCACGAGCGGCATCGTATGCACGGCGTAGTGCACGGCTGGATCGTCGCTCAGTCCGTCGCGCAGGGCGCCAGCGAGCGCATTGATCAGCTTGTCGAGCTCGGCGACGGTCGTGTTGAAATGGAAACGGCGCGTCATTACTTCGTCGCTTCCGGACTTCAGCGTCGCGTGGACTTGACGCACGAGATCGCGCTGCAATTTCCCGCGCATCTCGGGTAGGCGATCGACGGGAACTTTGCGAGCCTGCGCGAGCAGCGGTTCACTTGCGCGCCAGACGCGCGCCAAGAAGCGCACGCGGCCCTGGATGCCGGTTTCGGCCCAATCCATCGTGTCTTCGGGCGGCGCTGCGAACAGCAAGAACAACCGCATCGCATCGACACCGTGCCGTTCGGCCGTTGCGTCGATGCCGACGACGTTGCCGCGGCTCTTGCTCATCTTCTCGTGGCCTTCCCCGAGCACCATGCCTTGATTGAAGAGGCGCGTGAACGGCTCGTCGTCCGGCGGGTTGCCGTTCTTCCCTTCGATCCAGCCCATGTCGACGAAAAACATGTAGAAGAATCGGGCGTACAGCAAGTGCAGCACCGCGTGTTCCGCGCCGCCGATGTATTGATCGACGGGCAGCCAGCGCGAGACGATCTTCGGATCCCAGGCGGCACGTTCGTTGTTCGGATCGATATAGCGAACGTAGTACCACGACGAATCGAAGAACGTGTCCATCGTGTCGCTCTCGCGACGCGCCGGACCACCGCATTTGGGGCACGTCGTGTTCATGAAGCGCTCGTCACGCGCGAGCGGCGAGCCTTCTCCGGTGATCGGTACGTCCGGCGGCAGGAGCACGGGCAGCTGATCGTCCGGTACGGCGACTTCACCGTCGGTCGGACAATAGACGATCGGTATTGGCGTTCCCCAATAGCGTTGACGCGAGATCAGCCAATCGCGGAACTTGTAGTTAATCGTCGACTCGCCGATGCCGAGCTCGATCATGCGCTGTGTGATTGCGTCTCGGCCATCCGGCGCGGACAAACCGCTGAACGGGCCGCTATTCACGAGGCGTCCTTCCTCGTCGTCGACGAGGTAGGCTTGATCGGCCGGCGCCTGCGAACCGTCGGAAGGCTCGACGACGAACGTGATCGGTAAACCCATCTGTGTTGCGAAAGCGAAATCGCGATCGTCGTGCGCGGGGACGCCCATGACCGCGCCCGTTCCGTATTCCGCCAACACATAGTTTGCAACCAAAATCGGTACGCGCTCGCCGGTCAGCGGATGAATCGCATCGGCACCGATCGGGATGCCTTGCTTCTCCATCAAGCTCGTTCGCTCGAGCTCCGACTTGCTTTTGAGCGATTGCGCAAAAGCTTCAACTTGCGCGCGGCGCGCCGGATGAACGTCGAGAATCTTCGCAACGAGCGGATGCTCGGGTGCGAGCACGACGAAGGTGACGCCGTAGACCGTGTCGACCCGTGTCGTAAATACCGGAATGCGTTCGGATACTCCGTCGACACCGAAGGAAAACGTGCATCCCTCGCTGCGCCCAATCCAGTTGCGCTGCATCAACTTGATGCGATCCGGCCAACCTTGGAGTCGATCGAGTCCCGCCAGCAAACGATCTGCGAAGTCGGTGATCTTCAGGAACCATTGCGAGAGCAAGCGCCGCTCGACCGCGTTTCCGCAGCGCCAGCACTTGCCGTCTTCGACTTGCTCGTTCGCGAGAACGGTTTGATCGAAGGGACACCAATTGACGGGCGCTTCGCGTTTATATGCGAGTCCCTTCTCGTAAAGCCTCAAGAACAACCATTGATTCCACCGGTAGTAACGTGGCTCGCAGGTCGCAAACTCGCGCGACCAATCGTATCCGGTGCCGAGCAGCCGGATTTGGCGCTGCATGTTGGCGATGTTACTTTGCGTCCATTCGCCGGGTGGAATGCCGCGCTGAATAGCGGCGTTCTCGGCGGGCAATCCGAACGCGTCCCAACCGAGCGGATGCAGCACGTTGTAGCCACGCATGCGCATCAAGCGTGCAACGGCGTCACCGAGCGTGTAATTCTTGGCGTGACCGACATGCAGATCGCCCGAGGGATACGGCAGCATCTCCATCGTGTAGTACGGAGGCCGTGGGTCATCGAGGCGCGTGGCGTACAAACCGTCGGCTTCCCACCGCTCTTGCCATTTGCGCTCGATTGTCCGAAAGTCGTGTCCCTGCGCCGCGTTCGGCGCATGCTCGATTGCCATCGTGGTCTTTGTTTGCCTCGCGGCCGCCCGTGCCTGTCCTTGCCGTCGTCAGCTCCGGCGTGAACGAGGAATATGATACGGAAAGCGGCCCTCGCGGTTGCCGTTATCGCCATCCTCGCGACCGCCGCGCTCGTTCGCCCTCCGCGCGCCGCACCCGCGCTCTCGTTTGCTCCGACGAGTGCAGCGGCTTCGGATGCTGCGGCGGTTGCGGCTCGTTCAGAGTGCGCGGTACCGGGTTGTCATCCTGAGCGTAGCGAGCGCAAGCGAGCGAAGTCGAAGGACCGCCGGAATCGTGCGCATCAGCGCAGATCTCGGCATCACGACAACATCCCACTCCACCCGATCGATCTCAATCGCGCGGATGCCGCAACGATTGCGCGCATTCCGGGCGTCGGCGATTACCTCGCGCAGCGTATCGTCGAGTACCGCGGATTGGTCGGCCCGTTCCAAACACTCGACGATCTGGACGATCTCGACGGCATCTCGGCAACAAGGCTCGCAAGCCTTGGGCGATACGTCGTCGTGAGATAGCTATCCACTAAGCGGGCGCGCCCTCGAATTCACGAACCGCTTTGCTAAGGCGCTCGACGCCCTCGCGAATCACGGGTTCCTTCATTGCCGAAAAATTCAAGCGTAGTCCGTCGCCACGATCGCGATGCGCGAAGAACGTGCGACCGGGAACGAACACGACGTTATCGCGTGCCGCGACTTCGAACAGCTCATCGGTATTGAGGCCCGGAATTGTCACCCAGAGAAACATCCCGCCCCCAGGCGTATTCCATGCTGCATCTTTCGGCATCGTTGCGGCGAGCGCACCGATCATCGCATCGCGCCGCGAACGGTATGCGGCGCGCACGATGTCGAGATGCGTTTGTAGACGCGGCTCGCTGCGCACGAATTCGTAGAGCACGTATTGCGCCCACGGACTGCTGCACAAGTCGGCGCCTTGCTTGGCTGTCACGAGCTTGTCGTGCAGCGTTTTGTCGCGCGTAACCATCCACGCGACGCGCAGACCCGGCGACGCGATCTTTGATCCGGTGCCCAGATACGTGATACCGGCTTTCCGTGCGTACGATAGCAGAGGACGCGCCGGACCGTCTGCATCGAAGCAGATCTCGCCGTACGGATCGTCTTCGAGAATCGGAAGGTCGTGCGCTTCGCAAATCTCGACGATCTTCGGCCGGCGTTCGCGCGCCAGCGTGATTCCGGTCGGATTCTCGAAGTTTGGAATCAAGTACAAGAACTTCGGGCGCTTTTTCGCGCCGCGCAGAGCCGTGTCCAGCGCTTCCGGTATGATGCCGTCCGCGTCGGTCGCGACCGTCAGATATTGCGGTTCGTACGCATCGAAGGCTTGCAGTGCACCGAGATACGTCGGATCTTCAACGACGATCGTGTCGCCGGGATCGATGAGCACACGTGCAAAAAGATCGAGACCTTGCTGCGACCCGCTCGTCACCATAACGTCGTTCGGTTCGATGTTGCTGCTGTAGCGCGCGTTCATGCGCTGTGCGACCCACGAGCGCAACTCGGGAACGCCTTCGGTTACCGAATATTGAAACGCCGCACTGCCGCGCTCGGCAACGACGCGATCCTGCGCTTCGCCGAGCTCTTTGAG of the Candidatus Baltobacteraceae bacterium genome contains:
- the leuS gene encoding leucine--tRNA ligase, with the translated sequence MAIEHAPNAAQGHDFRTIERKWQERWEADGLYATRLDDPRPPYYTMEMLPYPSGDLHVGHAKNYTLGDAVARLMRMRGYNVLHPLGWDAFGLPAENAAIQRGIPPGEWTQSNIANMQRQIRLLGTGYDWSREFATCEPRYYRWNQWLFLRLYEKGLAYKREAPVNWCPFDQTVLANEQVEDGKCWRCGNAVERRLLSQWFLKITDFADRLLAGLDRLQGWPDRIKLMQRNWIGRSEGCTFSFGVDGVSERIPVFTTRVDTVYGVTFVVLAPEHPLVAKILDVHPARRAQVEAFAQSLKSKSELERTSLMEKQGIPIGADAIHPLTGERVPILVANYVLAEYGTGAVMGVPAHDDRDFAFATQMGLPITFVVEPSDGSQAPADQAYLVDDEEGRLVNSGPFSGLSAPDGRDAITQRMIELGIGESTINYKFRDWLISRQRYWGTPIPIVYCPTDGEVAVPDDQLPVLLPPDVPITGEGSPLARDERFMNTTCPKCGGPARRESDTMDTFFDSSWYYVRYIDPNNERAAWDPKIVSRWLPVDQYIGGAEHAVLHLLYARFFYMFFVDMGWIEGKNGNPPDDEPFTRLFNQGMVLGEGHEKMSKSRGNVVGIDATAERHGVDAMRLFLLFAAPPEDTMDWAETGIQGRVRFLARVWRASEPLLAQARKVPVDRLPEMRGKLQRDLVRQVHATLKSGSDEVMTRRFHFNTTVAELDKLINALAGALRDGLSDDPAVHYAVHTMPLVLAPFAPHIAEELWHRMGYERSVHLERWPEVDPKALAVDEITLVVQINGKIRARIVAEPGLSEEGAVTLAMADKNVQSHLDGREIRKRHYVTDKLLSLVV
- a CDS encoding helix-hairpin-helix domain-containing protein, translating into MIRKAALAVAVIAILATAALVRPPRAAPALSFAPTSAAASDAAAVAARSECAVPGCHPERSERKRAKSKDRRNRAHQRRSRHHDNIPLHPIDLNRADAATIARIPGVGDYLAQRIVEYRGLVGPFQTLDDLDDLDGISATRLASLGRYVVVR
- a CDS encoding FUSC family protein, coding for MGAPQFGFPAAMGAIASGFASQQGVYRTRASAMLWTAGAMALSAFVGALAGHSLMALVIVTMLWGYAYGIIASLGPAATTIGINSVIALIIFGHLPSNVELAAQSGVLVFAGGLVQTFLLVSVWPLRRFSVERHSLAAAARNLAVYALDIAAGREVLPSSQPLANVQQALADPQPFARRGDVAAFQSLLDELKRIRGSLAALATDRALGGDTEAIDELIQGSAKILTEVADALDAAREPVDSSGTWERISSAEGRLEAQRSAAAHVRSEAHALSGQLRSAWRLATFPADAPVTVVEQRSLLSFRLPAIEDTVETLRANLTQNSPFGRLAPRVAATLALATILGGILPTQHGYWIAMTAVILLRPDFSQTFLRSIGRIGGTLLGAVFATVIAAHVRPGVETYVALCIVFASIGYYVFKANYALFTVAITSYVAFALALLGQPEAMALRDRVLGTVVAGALALIAIFVWPTWEATRVRTALADLIEGQRKYLRAVFTAYLDPAKYSAKDIADAQRTSWSQRANAEASVDRMLGDPHSTHAISPQCALGVLAASRRIGLGTLSLNAHFDHTEHATRSGLKPFADALDSALEYAESALRDAQPHGEPPHLREAYRATQEQISADTDPNAAMLLAVGDSLVDATNTLVELASTEE
- a CDS encoding diguanylate cyclase; the protein is MTLSTRLWLSATVVLITLIVYCAVLVQALHVTRVAESLRSNTRETIGSANRVISELKDVETGGRGFLLTGDQRFMEPYVSGRIRALAGMRDLHRYSSGADLSIRSQVATLDTLVARKLDDAAILIADRRSLHWNLRHEIPLIDRGKVDMDAARAAVASIVTQESQELATIDQGLARLRTDMIVIALIGTPLVALAVIVSTALALGAFRAQRARLQRALEEMGSEGGAIDLMNLSVNDFADVATAFNDMAIRLSSEATRRDVAEAKLTETNTELRGKARSLEIYSRTVNLVRRMADRLPACADEDEFSSVIQSFAPQLTPGRRGALYLMANSHNLLHMGASWSGPFTSREEFTPAECWALRRGQEHISGLGHIEVSCAHIVGGAGSTHWCVPLVAQSETVGLLYLEGTEESDETDTVHVLSETIALALVNLRLREKLRSQSVRDPLTAIYNRRYIDETLDLELARALRSKNAIAVIMLDIDHFKKFNDTFGHEAGDLVLRGVADVLATSMRRGDVAGRFGGEEFLLIMPGADLDLATSRANMMREAISALELSQGGQKVGRVTASFGVAIFPEDGETAHLLVQTADKALYAAKSAGRNRVVAARTEART
- a CDS encoding PLP-dependent aminotransferase family protein — protein: MNHELSRRAKQSQPSMIREILKVTQRPEVISLAGGLPAAELFPLKELGEAQDRVVAERGSAAFQYSVTEGVPELRSWVAQRMNARYSSNIEPNDVMVTSGSQQGLDLFARVLIDPGDTIVVEDPTYLGALQAFDAYEPQYLTVATDADGIIPEALDTALRGAKKRPKFLYLIPNFENPTGITLARERRPKIVEICEAHDLPILEDDPYGEICFDADGPARPLLSYARKAGITYLGTGSKIASPGLRVAWMVTRDKTLHDKLVTAKQGADLCSSPWAQYVLYEFVRSEPRLQTHLDIVRAAYRSRRDAMIGALAATMPKDAAWNTPGGGMFLWVTIPGLNTDELFEVAARDNVVFVPGRTFFAHRDRGDGLRLNFSAMKEPVIREGVERLSKAVREFEGAPA